Genomic window (Macrobrachium nipponense isolate FS-2020 chromosome 35, ASM1510439v2, whole genome shotgun sequence):
TCACAGCATTGGCAGCATCCTCTCGAGATCATCCGTCTCCCAGTCTTTTTCTCACGAAAATTCACTCCTCAATGTTTTGAATCTAACGTCTCCTCGTGAATTACGATAACTTACATTTAAACACTCGTTAGTCCTAAATGGCTTTCTCGGAGTCGTTCATTTCAACGTTTGACATTACAAATGGTTCCGTAGATACCTGCAAGCGCCGGTGTCACATATAATTTGCACTCCCTTGAATTTGGACTcctcagtcattattattatacttataaaaGTAACTCCCCATTCGTTATTGAACGTACGATTTGCACTTCCCCAGTCCATATCATACGTGCAATAAAAACTCCCTCTGTATAATAAGAAGTCCCCTAGTTTCTATGTGAATTGTAAGTATGccgagaactctaaaagccaagccaagccaagccacacCAAACCAAGgaaagccaagctaagccaaacCAAGGAAAGCCAAGCCAAGACAAGACATGCAAAACGAAGGAAAGCCAAGCCAATCCATGCCAAACCAAAgaaagccaagccaaggaaagccaagtCAAGTCAACGAAAGCTAAGCCAGCCAAACGAGGAAAAGCCAAGCCAACCTAAGCCAAACCAAGGAAAGCCAAACGAAGGAAAGCCAAACCaaggaaagccaagccaagctaagtcaaggaaagccaagccaagtcaagccaagcccagaaaagccaaaccaagccaagTCCAggaaagccaagcaaagccaggCCAGACcaggccaagccaagccaagccgagCCGAGCCGAGCCAACCCAAGCCaagaaaagccaagccaagccaagtcaagccaaTCCCAGCCAAGTCAAGCccagccaagccaagccaatgaAAGCCAAGGAAAGTCATGCATGCCAAGAAATGATacgccaagaactctaaaagacAAGCCAAACCAAACCAAGCCAAGATAAGCCAAGAAatgatatgccaagaactctaaatgacaagccaagccaaaccaatcCAACCCAAgaaaagccaaaccatgccaagCCAAAAAAAAGCCTACGCCAAACCAAGCCaagaaaagccaagccaagccaagccaaggaaagccaagccaagaaaagccaagccaaggaaaACCAGGCCAAGCAAAGCCAAGACAAGCCAAGCCAAGAAAATCCAAGCCAACGAAAGCCAAGTCAAGCCAGCTAAGAAAAGAAAAGTGAAGTgaagccaaggaaagccaagaaaaaaaaaacccaaaacaagccaagccaaggaaagccaagcaaagccaagaaAAGAAAAGCCAAAAGCCAAGAAAAGCAAAGCCAAGaaaagtcaagccaagccaagaaATGCCAAGCTAaggaaagccaagccaaaccCAGACAAGGAAAGGCAAACTAagaaaagccaagccaaaccaagccaagccaagccaagccaagcaaaggaaagccaagccaagccaagccaagaaaaGCCAAGCCAAACTAAGCCAAGAAAAGCAAAGCCAAACCAAGCCAGTCACAACCAAGaaaagccaaggaaagccaagacaagaaagccaagccaagaaaagacaagaaaagcCAAACCAGACCAAGCCAATAGAAGCAAATCCAAGCCAAGCCAATCAA
Coding sequences:
- the LOC135208317 gene encoding adhesive plaque matrix protein-like, coding for MRASRTTQKENQTPRILTAETGYRVETGGYAMPEDKGENQMIPKHLDSQSWPGPKARRYRWLAPEAGPPSHIIHMFKPPGFPRYLDCSEGVVKHYTRSRKRPGAQRPRDGIHVMHGKASLGTPDILSDNGPRDFLSEYPTCEKSKVQHVRLYSTWYAENSKSQAKPSHTKPRKAKLSQTKESQAKTRHAKRRKAKPIHAKPKKAKPRKAKSSQRKLSQPNEEKPSQPKPNQGKPNEGKPNQGKPSQAKSRKAKPSQAKPRKAKPSQVQESQAKPGQTRPSQAKPSRAEPTQAKKSQAKPSQANPSQVKPSQAKPMKAKESHACQEMIRQEL